In the genome of Phocoena sinus isolate mPhoSin1 chromosome 15, mPhoSin1.pri, whole genome shotgun sequence, the window CTCCCACACCAAGTTAGGACCTCCTTTCCAGGGAGGATAAACCTCGATAGATGTTGATCACAGATGCACTCAGAGGCCCAGGAAGGTGCAGACACCTGTTTGCCCACCGAGGCTTCATCCCAGCCTGCAAGGTCTGTTCTGACTTGGGACAGTCTTGCAGACTCTCGCCTGGGCGCCTGGGAGAAGGTTACATACACTGCACAACCCCAGGGGGTGCCCTTCGCAGTGACcaggagggagggtggtgggTTTCAGCGTCCTCCATTGTCGGAGGGGGTCTTCTGGTCCCTAGTGGAGcacctgaaaaacaaacaaaacttcctAACAGAAGTCACTGAGCTTTGTGTTGTTAATGAAACTGTCTCTTTACTTCTTCCCTCAGACTCCCTCCCCActaggaaattaaagaaaagggtgtggggggctggagggggaCAGATTCACTTCTGCCTTATCTCGGAAGTGTTTAGCTAAGTGCCAGGCTCAtaataagagctcaataaataacCATTATTAggagaggaagagatggaggaaATCGGACAGGTCAGAATTTAATTCTGCCAGGCAGATTTATTGTGTTTCTGCccgaggaaaaagagagaaagattagCTCAACTTTccgtctccttctctctcccaggctGACTTTGCCTCAGGCAGTGTCCTCTTGTCCCCTTTTGCTTGCAGcctgttgaaaaaaataaaaagcagcagcTAGTCTGGCACGCTTGGCTGGGCCCCTACCTCTCCAGCCCACAGCTCCCTCCAACTTTCTGTTTAATTTCCCTGGGTCGAGAGGAAGCAATCGGATGATCCCAGTTAattcaaaatgtaaatttcatCTCCCATCGGCTACCGGCTCTGAGCTCCGCTTTACATAACGGGGAGCAGCTGCCACATGAGTCACCGGGGCCTCTGGCTCCCTGGTCTCTGCTCTTCATGGTGACGAAGGCTTCGCCCAGGCTTCAGACAGCTGAAGCCCCTGTGCCCACTGAGGCCAGACCAGAGTCGACCTTGGAGGGTAGAGTGTTGTATTAACTGGGGGGGACCATGGGACAGGGGGATAATGTCAACCCCAGGGGCTCTGCTCAGTCCAGGATGCCCCAACTGGGCCAAACCAGTCTCCTGGAGTGCCCACTCCCCCACATTCAAGAGCCTCAGCCCTGGCAGAGAATTTCACCACGAGCCGGAGGTCCCCGCTGGGTACAGGGAGCTGTCCTCACCCAGATCCGGAAAGTAGCCTTGAACCCTCCGGGGTCTGGCACTTAAGGGACAGCCAAGGTCTTCCAGATGCTGGCTCTCCTGTGGCTGATACGGTCCCGGAACTGCCCCTGGGCCACAGAgcgtgtcccctccctccccagcagaTGCTAAGGGCTGAATACCCCACCGTCTAAGCTTCGTGCCCTGAAGACAAAAGCAGCAGCAGGATGTCAGTTTCTGTCTCTCCTCTGTGGCCTGCGGGGCAGCCAGGCTTTGAGCCCGGATGGAGGGGCCAGGGGACTGGTGGTGCGCCCTTGAGTCTGAACCTCCTACTCCCCCCTGTCTTCCCCGGGTCCTGGCACTGGAAGAATTGAGCCATACGTGAGGGGCAGCGGGATAGACAGGGAGCGGGGGGCACCCAGGGGTGGGATCGCAGACACGCTGCATGAGCCCCGGAGAGCTATCCGTGGGTAGAGCGTGCCTTCCTGTCCATGAAGTCGCGCTCTCCACCttgtccctctccccacacctggGCCTGGGCTCACTCAATCCCAGTTCTAAGGGTCCTGCCAAAAAGGCCTACGGCTCTGACGTCAGGGCAGGTTGGAGAGGGAGAGGCTTCCCGGGGGCAAGgctggggaaaccgaggctcggGGAAAAAGCTGCCGCCTGGCTGCCCAGGATCCTCGTTTCCTAACCTGGAGTCCATTCCACAGGCTTCTGCtaccagggaggggagagggccctCCTGCCGTGGCTGGAGCCTCTGGGTCCCGGGCACCTGCGTCTCGACCCTCCCCTGTGAGGTGACATGAGCCCTCTCTTCCGCTGTGCAAATTTCCTGATCCACTGTCAGAGCTGGGTGGGGGCCCGTGGCCTCCTGACGCTGGGATTTTTCCCTCTGCTGAAGACCCCTTGACACCTGGACTCTgaggtctcagctctgccacccgCTGGTCTCCATGACTCCTGCAGGCTTCTGGCCTGTTCCTCGTCTGCCAGTGGCAGAGATGCTTTTTACGGGGCTCGGGATCATTGGAAGAGGGTCACAGGCCGGGCATTAAATGGCATTGAACCCCATAATGAACAAGTCCGTCCCTCTGCCATTTTCCCTGAGTCTTCCTGAAACTCTCCGGGAGAGCATCCCAGTGAGCTGCGTCTGCCCCTGCCGCCTCCCTCTACCCCCTCATCTCCCTTTTCGACAAGGTGAACGCAGCCCTCCAGCTCAGAGCCTTTCGCAGACAACCGGTTTCTAATGCAAGTTAAGAcagacttttgtttttattgcgtttattctttttttcacatcACTCTATGGAGCTTtgattcacatgccataaaattcacccacttaCGATTTACAGTTTAGTGGCTTTGAATACGTTCGCAGGGTTGTTCAACcttcaccacaatctaattttagaacattttcatcagaaactctgcaccCATGAGCAATCTCTCCCCAGTGCCTCTGACTCCTGACCCCCAGAAACCACAAATgtactttctatctctgtggatttgcctcttcCAGACATTTCATATCGCTGGGACCACaagatgcatgtgtcttttgtgGCTAGCTTCTTCCACTAAGGTTGTATTTATGTGGTCACCTTAGGGAGTAATTCATGATTGAGATGCaaccttttcttcttcattcagcCTAGTGCGTTTCCCCCATTTCAGTGTACTGATTGTTTGCTCAAGTGACCAGTTACCCAGGGAAGGTGGGATGTGCCTTAGAACGTTTGGAACACACAGCGCAAACCCCGTCTGAGAGGCGGGGTCCCTTTGCCGTTGGTTCTCTGATTTGGGgaattttcctctccctcctctctccagcaGCCACcaagccccttcctccatcctccctGACCTTTCTCAACACCCTCATTGCTCGGAGGAAAGACAGGGACCAGGGCAAAGTCTCTGCAAACAAGCAGCTCCTCCCTCTATTCAGCAAACGCAGAGGGACAGCTGTGATCTCAACTTCTCCCCAGTCATTCCGTCCGGAAGCAGCATCTACATCGAGTTTAATTATGCAGTTAAAGTCATTTTCCTGGGCTGAACAAATATTCACAGCATATTTTGCTGAAAGTGTCTTCGCCTGGAGAAAGGTTCTGCCTTTGGGGCTGGCGTGTCTGGTGTGCATTCACACATTTACAGACCGCGCTACCCGGGGGCCTCCCTGCGCCAAGCAGGTGGCAGACAAGCAAGCCCCCAGGAGCAAGCATCAGCGCAAAGATGTGGCAGGTGTCAGCCAGACGTGTGTTCTGGGCCCCGCCCCGGATGTGACTGTGGACCAGTGACGTCTGTCGTTCCTCCGTAGCAGccctgaatcccagctctgtggcATCAAAGAAACCTCTGGGCTCTGGggtggaggcggggggggggggggcagatgGTAGAGAGAACATCGCGCGTGGGAGTAGCTTTGTAATAATCAGAACCGCAGCCACCCCGCCTGTGTCACTGGCCTTGTCACCCGTGCTGTGGTCCCGGGAGGTGATCCTTAACAAGAGCCCGCGTGGAGCATCTCCCAAGGGTCCCACTCTGTTCAGCTTTCTGTGCAAGAAAGACTCAAGGAAAGCTTCAGAAAGGCAGGAAAAAGTCACATTTTTCATATCACTCCCTCTGAAACTTGCCTCCATCTCAGGGCCCCGGTTTTCCCCCTGGAGGAAGCTTGATCTCAATCCATTGCAGGGAGGTCGGAGGACTCAGGCTTTTCTCAGTTAGAGGGTTTCCTCTCCACCGGCCAAGCTCCATGGTTTGCAGCAAAGTTCTGAGTTGGGGGATTTGTGTGGCGTCAAAGCATTGAGGCGGGGCTAGGACAGGAGtgatgttcaaaatatttaaaagccagTGGGAGCAATGACCACCCAGAGGGGCTCCTGAGCCCAGATTTGGGAGCCCCTCAGCTGTGTGCGGAGGTCTGGGGGTCCTGAGGGAAGACTGGGGATGGGTGAGCCAGGGGCAGTCAGAGTGCTGGGGCAGCAGCTCTCCACCAGCCCGTGTGGGGTGATTTCAGCTTCTCACCTCCAACCCCGCCATATCGAATGTCAGCCCTGATTGGAGTGGAggccattttacagttgaggaaacggAGGTTCAGAGTTTTGTGCAGTCACCTGAAGGTACGCTGCTATGAAGAGGTAGCGTGGGACTCACATCCAGACCCTCTGGGCCCCAGCACCTATGCTGAGTTGGGCTATTTCGTTTTATACTCCTTGGACTCCAGCAGAGGTCTTATTGTGTCACGGTACAGATCAGGGTGTCATGTCAGGTAACGCTGCTGGccaaaggcagagctgggatgtgtCCAAGGTCACCAGTGTTTACTACCCCTGAGGATAGGAAGGAGTGCAGGCGGGAGGGATGAGGCAGCCCTCCCTTTCCCATAGATGATGGAACCCGGTCCCTTGTTGCTGCAACTGCTGGCAGTGAGGACAAAGAAGAGGTGAGGTCACCGCTCTGGCAGGGGAGCAGGTCCAGGAGCCTCCAGGGCCCCGCCTGTGGCCTTAAAGCTCGGGAAGGAACATGCTGTGTGGCACCCGGGGCGGGGCGAGAGCAGGGGCAGACTGGGGACTCTGGGTTAGGCTGGGCCaaagcagagagggaggaaggggacagggcCCTGCAATTCCCGACTCCCAgagcccccggccccgccccctcaccTGCCCCGCTCCCCTGGATTCTCCCCCAGAACCTCGGGTGAACACAGGGACAGGTCTGTTGTCCTGGTTCAATATGTGCTATGTACCTACTGTGTTCTGGTCTTTAACCCAGACCCCAGCAGGGCTCTGGGAACCCATGGAGGTCAGGGGGCAGCTCCTACACTGGATTGCAGTAGAAAACGTCAGTCCCTGTGTTGATTTGGACTCATGTGTACTGTGGGGAGGGCTGACCAGGAACTGGGGGGCTGAGTTTTCATTCTCACTCCCATCCCACCTGACCAATAGGCCACTCTCAGGGCCTCAGCCTGACCACCTGCAAACGGCCTTGGCCTTACCTGCCTTCCCGCCTGGCTCGGGCTCAGGCAGAACACTATAATGGCAGCCATCAAGGTCATAGCGTCCTGATGATTGTGgccacagggcccagcacagaaaCTAGGACCTCGAGGTGGAACACAGTGGGCACGGTTTTCGGAAACTGACTTAGGCGCCAATGGCGAGTGCTGAGTCCTTTTGGCTCCCTGAAAACTCTTATTCTGTTTAAGGCGCCTCCTCCAGGCTGTCCTCCAGGCTTCCTGGGCCAGGTGGCAACATGGTCATATAAGAGTCTGCTGGCTGGGTGAGAGATGCTGTGCACAGGGAATTCTGAGATGGTTGGCTTTACTCGAAAAGGGATGAAGCCTACCGAGGGCCTAGAACAGGAAGCCGGGGCCAGGGGCATGCATTTGAAAAATGGTGCCCACGCTATATCCTGGAAGTGCCTCTCAGGGGTCCAAGGAACTGCCTCAGGGGGTGGAAAAAAGGAAGCCAGGGGGGCCTGGGTCCCGACACCCACCCAGCCTCCTGTTGTGTCTCCCTTAGCTGCTGGGTTTCTGAGTCAGAGTACATGTCAAGCGAGTGTTCTGCAgcgaaaaggaaaaacaagtctGAAAGCCACTGATTTAAATTAATACAGCAGATAGCGTTTAATTGAGTTAAATGGTTTTTCCCATCAGTGGTTTTGCTATCAGAACTTGACACTTTGTGGGCAGAGCCCCGGCAGCTCTCAACGccttaaaggagaagaaaactctGGCTGCTGTTTCCCAGCCCCGACGGACCCGTCTGACCTCGGTTTCCCGACCTATAAAATAGGGGGGGATCTCAGCTTGACCTTCCACGTGGTGCCTGCAAGGCACAGAGGACTTCTGGGGAACCAGCGAGTCTGTGAGCTGTGGCGGCGAGCAAAGCCAAGGCGTCCTGACCCCCCTGAGAACACGCACGGCTGGGGTGTGCTGAGCGGGAGAGCCGGCCCAGAAAGGAGAACGGCAACCGGAGAAGGCCCTGTGCATCCACAGAATGCGCGGGCCCCGTCCAGTGTGTGGTTCGTTCGGATTGCCCGGAGGACCCGATAAACGAACATCTGGAACAGAGGGACCAGCGGAGGGCTTGAGGCAGCCCCTTGTGAGCCCACCAATGGCACGACACTCTGTATACAGAAGGTGCTCCGTCAATGCCTGGAGAGCCCTTTTGCCGTTTCTTCTGAAGGACATTTTTCTCTCTACTCTCTTCCCCTATGGATGATGGTGGAGAAAAGCATTGctcaaaaaaagtatttattgacaAAAACCTGTGAAGTTAGCCACGATATAATTCTTGTGGAAAGCCGAGCCCCCAGACCCAAGGTTTTGTCAAAAAGCACATTTGAAACGTTCCTGTTCCAGTTACACAGGATCCACCATTGAAAGGTTTGTGGGATTGTTCAAGGACACTAACTAGTGGCTTCTAGGCACTAACCAGTGGTTAACTGTGTGGCACCGTGTCACCTCTGGGTGGCATTCTCTCTGCTCACACCTCCCCACCTGGCTCTGTCCTGCCCCCTCCaaccccacctcacccctccGTCAGGGGTTAGGGCATTCCTTGCGGGGGATTCCATCACAAAGGGCTTCATCAGAGTTCCCTGTTTGTGGTGgttcaaataagaaaaacaaagcaaacacatccatcttttctataaaagtttattttgtgattttttttccaagaagtGTTAAAGGAAAACGTTGAAATTATGTAGAGGTAAGGAACTAcggtatataaaaataatttaaacacacaTATTAATAACAAAGCAACATCGCTTTCTAGCAACTACTAGTAGGTAATCTTGCCCAAGATTTTTCCAGAGTTATTAAATGTGCTTTAGGCAACAgtacacagacagacagacacacacacacatacacatatatacagctCAAGTATCTTCTTCTGTGCATTCCGGCTAACTGATACAACtaaagagaaggaacagaaaaagactcTGAGCCTGAGTGTCCCTAAGCTGAACAAAGGTGCATCGCATAGTGGACTCTGGAGCCTGCCGAGATTTCCCTCCACAGCCTCATCAGTGACTAGCCTTACTCTGTTGTGGTCTTATCGGAAAAATTAAGGGGTGTCTTTCGATCGGCCTCTGGGTGCGGTCATTGCGGTGCTGCAAGTAGTGAGAACTCAGGAAgccccatccctctctccctctctctctctctcgctctcgctctctctcgctctctcgcttGCACTGTACGGACTGGAGGCGGAGGACCAGGTGAGGTCTGGGGTGTGACTACATCTGGCTGATTCTTTGCTTCAGGGCCAGGACCTCGCTCTCGATCTCGTGGGGGAGGTCGGCGTTCACCTGCCCCTCCAGGTACTTCTGGATGtcttccacctcctcctcccagaACTCCTTGGAGATGTGGAAGAGCTCCTTCATGCTGACGTCCCCCAGGCCCCGAAGGTCCAGGGCGTCCTCGTCGGGGATGTAGCCGATGGGCGTGAGCTTGGCGCCCCCTTCCCCTCCAACGCGGTTGAACATCCACTCCAGCACCCTGGAGTTCTCGCCGAAGCCCGGCCAGAGGAACCTGCCGGCCTTGTCCTTCCGGAACCAGTTGACGTGGAAGATCTTGGGCAGCTTGGCCTCGGGGCGCTGGGCCATGCTGAGCCAGTGCGCCAGGTACTGGCCGAAGTTGTAGCCGAAGAAGGGCCGCATGGCGAAGGGGTCGTGCATGATGACTTTGCCTGTTAACAGAGGGGCTCTGTTGGTAAATGATGCCTCAGAGGACGCTGTTGGCACATTTACTGTTGGCATGGCCACTTGGCTTTCTCAGGTTACCTCTCtacagggagacagagacagagagggaacacagagacagagacacagagacagagatagagaaacagagccagagagagacaaagacagacatgcagagacagagaggcacagagagagagagagacacagaggcaaagaggcacagagagacagagacacagagacagagacagagcagTCCATCGCCCTTCTCGGCGGCTCCAGATTCTGGCCAGACTCACCCTTGTGTTCTGCCGCTGCCGTGGCCTCCGACCTCATGGCCGCACCCACAAACACGCCATGATGCCAGCTGAGAGCCTCATAGACCAGAGGGACACCTTTAGCAGGAGAAAGAAGCGTTCTTTACAGGCCTTGACACCCGGACCCCTCGGCCGGCGATGCTGTCTCACAGATGGAAAGACACAGCTGTGTGTTGTCTTTCTAACTGAGCTAATTCTGCATCCCCAGAGCTAAGGGCAGATGCCGCCACGTCAAGTTACAGCAGGAGGCCACGCAGCCAAAGTCAGTCTGGGGGCGGCATCACAGGACCAAGGATCCAGAAGCTCTAGGCGGCCAGGAAGTACGTTCTAGGCTGGAGCTTAATCATCACCCTGCCATTTTGGAAAGGAAGCTCTGCGTCCCTGACACCCTCCGACAGGGTCACGGCCAAGGGGAGAGTGTGCCACATCCCCCGCTCCCCAGCCCGAATGCAGGGGAGCCTCACCAACAGGTCGGCGCCCTCCGAAGATGATGGCCTCGATGGGCACGCCGTCCGGAGACTCCCAGTCAGGGTCAATGATGGGGCACTGGCTGGCAGGGGTGCAGAACCGCGAGTTGGGGTGGGCGCAAGGCTCCCCTACAGCAGCAAGAGAGGAGAGGCCCTGAGCGCCTGGCCCGACACACACACCCGTGGGCTGGGGCCCCAGGCCtcccgggggggggggcgctTACCATCCTTGGGGTCCCACTCCTTGCCCTTCCAGGAAATGAGTTTGATGCCCGAGGCCAGTGGCTGGTCAATGCCTTCCCAGTAAACGCCCCCATCGCTGGTCTCGGCCACGTTGGTGAAGATGGTGTTCTTCTGGATGGTCTTGATGGCATTGGGGTTTGTCTTCACAGAGGTTCCAGGAGCAACACCAAAAAACCCGTTCTCTGGGTTGATGGCCCGCAAGTTACCTGGAAAGTTTTAAACCAGGTAGTAGAAGTAAATACCAAGCAAAGCATAACATATATTCTTATACCTTGCCAGGCTAATTTCTGTACCAAACTctcaagtcttttatttttatcctcctgCCTAgaatctatttctcttttctcatccCAGCATTATCAGTCAACTCTGATGCTTTCTTCCTCACCAGTTTCCcaccaagcttttttttttttttttttttagtcttcattgaatttgttacaatattgcttctgttttatattttgggtttttggcccgaaggcatgtgggatcttagctctccaaccagggatcgaacctgtacccctTGCACTGGAGGGTGAAgccttaaccattggaccgccagggaagccccccagcaagctattttaatcaatttattatACAAACAAAGAGCAATATAGGGTCCCATTTCAATCCAGATTTGATATGAGATTAAAGAATGCTGATGGGATACATCTGTCTGAGCTTTTGCAAGaactgaaataaatgaattaaaaatccaAACACTGTGGATTCAAGAGAATTTGGTACGTTCTGAAAGCCAAAACTTCACTTAGCTTCAATTATTATCATCAACACTTGGGCCTAAAAGAGTCACCTTGTTGGTCAAATTTCATCCAGGCGATGTCATCCCCCACACACTCTACTTTCCACCCTGGGAGGGTGGGGTTCATCATGGCCAGGTTGGTCTTCCCGCAGGCGCTGGGAAAGGCAGCCGCGAAGTACTTCTTCTGGCCCTTGGGGTTGGTTATGCCCAGAATCTGTTGGAGGCAAGATTTCTCCTTAAGCACTTCGTTCCTTTCTGCCCCAGAGGTGCACGCTTTAGTCTAGGAGGGTGTCTCCATCATCATCACTGATGGAATTTCTAGACCTGTCCTTGGAGCACGGTCGGAACTCTGAAGCGGTAGGGGTTCGCCACTTCCCCTCCTCTGCCCGACCCTCTACAGCGCACATTTAGAATTTCCTGCTTCTTACCAGCATGTGCTCTGCCAGCCACCCCTCCTCCTTGGCCAGCCGGCTGGCCATCCTGAGAGCAAAGCACTTCTTCCCAAGGAGCGAGTTCCCGCCGTACCCACTCCCGAAGGAGATGATTTCTCTGCGGTCGGGCAGGTGGGCGATGAGTGTCATCTCCGGGTTGCAGGCCCAGTTGTTAACCAAAGGCTCTGCATGGGAGGACACGCCCACATCAGTGTGCACCGTCCCCGCCTGGGTTTAAGCCGAAgcttgctttttgctttttgttttttttcagttctagcttttgattttgaAACAATATGCTTACTTTTTAAAGGCAAAGGGCACCCCACGGAGTGGAGGCACTTGACAAACTGCCCGTTCCCCAGCGCTTCCAGGACGGGCGTGCCCATTCGCGTCATGATACGCATGCTGGCCACCACGTAGGGCGAATCTGTCAGCTCAATGCCGATCCTGGACAGAGGCGAGCCCAGGGGCCCCATGCTGAATGGGATGACGTACATGGTGCGACCTGCGGGGCCGGGTGGGAAGCGGTTAGAAATGACCCCGGGCTCACAAACAACCACCACTGTTTCCCTCGGTGGACCCTTCCCAAGATTCCCCCTCTGACAACATCACGCCTTGCTTGCCACCAGTGCCCCCGAG includes:
- the PCK1 gene encoding phosphoenolpyruvate carboxykinase, cytosolic [GTP], yielding MPPQLSGGLSYSAKVVQGTLDSLPQAVREFVESNAKLCWPDQIHICDGSEDENRQLLGRMEEEGVIKRLRKYDNCWLALTDPRDVARIESKTVIITQEQRDTVPIPKTGLSQLGRWMSEEDFEKAFNARFPGCMKGRTMYVIPFSMGPLGSPLSRIGIELTDSPYVVASMRIMTRMGTPVLEALGNGQFVKCLHSVGCPLPLKKPLVNNWACNPEMTLIAHLPDRREIISFGSGYGGNSLLGKKCFALRMASRLAKEEGWLAEHMLILGITNPKGQKKYFAAAFPSACGKTNLAMMNPTLPGWKVECVGDDIAWMKFDQQGNLRAINPENGFFGVAPGTSVKTNPNAIKTIQKNTIFTNVAETSDGGVYWEGIDQPLASGIKLISWKGKEWDPKDGEPCAHPNSRFCTPASQCPIIDPDWESPDGVPIEAIIFGGRRPVGVPLVYEALSWHHGVFVGAAMRSEATAAAEHKGKVIMHDPFAMRPFFGYNFGQYLAHWLSMAQRPEAKLPKIFHVNWFRKDKAGRFLWPGFGENSRVLEWMFNRVGGEGGAKLTPIGYIPDEDALDLRGLGDVSMKELFHISKEFWEEEVEDIQKYLEGQVNADLPHEIESEVLALKQRISQM